GTTTGTATTTTGAAGCAGGTGAAGGTCCGCGTTTTGAACGTCCAACGGATACTATCGATGCAATCAAAAAATTATGTATTCCAGATCCAGAAGATGAATTGGGTTATGTAATGCGTGCAGTGAGTACGATTCGTCGTGAATTGAATGGCTCTGTGCCGTTAATTGGTTTTTCGGGTTCTCCTTGGACTTTGGCCACTTACATGGTTGAAGGCGGCTCAAGCAAAACCTTCGAAAAAATCAAGCGTATGGCGTATGCAGAACCTGCTGCATTACACATGTTATTAGATAAGTTAGCAGACTCAGTAGTGTTATATCTTAACGCTCAGGTGGCTAACGGTGCACAATCGTTAATGATATTTGACTCGTGGGGCGGTGCGTTATCACACCACGCTTACCGTGAGTTTTCATTACGTTATATGCAAAAAATTGTTGATGGCTTAACTCGTTTTGCTGATGGCCGTAAAGTGCCAGTTACCTTGTTCACTAAGGGCGGCGGATTATGGTTAGAGTCTATGGCTGAAACAGGCTGTGATGCATTAGGTTTAGATTGGACTGTTGATATTGGTGATGCTCGTCGTCGCGTAGGTCATAAAGTGGCGTTACAAGGCAACATGGACCCATCAATGTTGTATGCTACGCCAGAGCGTATTCATCAAGAAGTTGATCAAATTCTAGCAAGTTATGGTGAAGGTACTGGCCATGTATTTAACTTAGGCCATGGTATTCACCAACATGTTGATCCTGAGCATGCTGGTGCATTTATCAATTCTGTGCATGAGTTGTCAGGTAAATACCACAAGTAATTCAGTGGTATTGGCTAAAAAAGCGAATCTTCGGATTCGCTTTTTTGTTGATCGTTTTTTGTTTTTTAGTTTTTGAATGCGAGCAGTTAGTTTTTCTATTTTACGTCTTTCCGGTAATGCTTGTGAGCCGGAATCCAGCTGTTTTTTATGATTTTGATTTAGGTTTTATGGCCTGCGGCCACTAAAGTCGTGGCGCTTCACCCACACCAGACCAAGAGGAAACCAACGGCTGCTTGTATTACGCCTCATTAAGAGGCAAAAAATTGTTGGACATTTCCGTGTTACTACGAGATGGAGAGCCTTCTCTTTCAGATAACGTTTTCTATTCCAAACCACGCGAGTCGCCTACAAATAGCAGATCAAATTCACTAACCCACTACAATTACAAACCTAGAGTTTCAGGCTGGCATAAGGACATTGTCTTTTCTAACCAGTTTAAGAACTCCAATTCATTGCTTCCCAGTCTTTCTGCGTGGCTGAGCAGTACATAACGATGACCAGATTGAGTAAATCCAAATGGAGCCACCAGTCTCACGTTTTTCAAGTCATCGACTATTAGAGGATATGACCCTATAGCAGCCCCTAAACCGTCAACTGCTGCCTGTAAGCAGAAATAGAAATGCTCAAAGGATTTGGACTTATTTATATTAAAGGCTTGTGTTGAGCGTAATGACCAATCTGACCATGCAGAAGGTCTCGTTTCACTATGAAGCAGAACAATATCATCCAAGTTGTGCTGAGCTTTGTTCCAATATTCAGGGGAAAAAACAGGGCCAACCCACTCATTGACTAAGTTTTGTGTCGTAAATTCTGGGCTAATATCGAAGTCATCACGCCGGATGGCTAAAGATAATCCTGTTTCATCTAAATCCACAGGCCCTCCTGCTGTTGATAGTCGAACATCAATACCCGTAAGCTGGAAAAAGCTGGCCAGCCTAGGCATCAGCCAGCGCATAGTTA
The nucleotide sequence above comes from Shewanella sp. Arc9-LZ. Encoded proteins:
- the hemE gene encoding uroporphyrinogen decarboxylase; this encodes MAELKNDRYLRALLKQPVDVTPVWMMRQAGRYLPEYKEVRAQAGDFMSLCRNAELACEVTLQPLRRYDLDAAILFSDILTVPDAMGLGLYFEAGEGPRFERPTDTIDAIKKLCIPDPEDELGYVMRAVSTIRRELNGSVPLIGFSGSPWTLATYMVEGGSSKTFEKIKRMAYAEPAALHMLLDKLADSVVLYLNAQVANGAQSLMIFDSWGGALSHHAYREFSLRYMQKIVDGLTRFADGRKVPVTLFTKGGGLWLESMAETGCDALGLDWTVDIGDARRRVGHKVALQGNMDPSMLYATPERIHQEVDQILASYGEGTGHVFNLGHGIHQHVDPEHAGAFINSVHELSGKYHK
- a CDS encoding LysR family transcriptional regulator is translated as MRHLKAFYVFHIAAESSSYSKAAEKLHITHGAVSKQIKLLESHLSQLLFYKQGRGMCLTQEGELLKLYTDIAFNALDNGVKKLTRESNKHLEVSCEPTLTMRWLMPRLASFFQLTGIDVRLSTAGGPVDLDETGLSLAIRRDDFDISPEFTTQNLVNEWVGPVFSPEYWNKAQHNLDDIVLLHSETRPSAWSDWSLRSTQAFNINKSKSFEHFYFCLQAAVDGLGAAIGSYPLIVDDLKNVRLVAPFGFTQSGHRYVLLSHAERLGSNELEFLNWLEKTMSLCQPETLGL